In a single window of the Flavivirga spongiicola genome:
- the lsrF gene encoding 3-hydroxy-5-phosphonooxypentane-2,4-dione thiolase — protein MADLDDLREGNNFSNEPVSNQAFYLKGSDNMDWGMKDRLSRIFRPSTGRTVMLAFDHGFIMGPTSGLERIDLTITPLIKYADCLMGARGMIRSNIPANSNKPICLRSDAGTSILTELNHNVLIDIQDAVRMNASAIAVMASVGDTSTEAITMANICKAVDAGQKAGIPVMGVTAVGKDMVRDARYFSLASRMCAENGANIVKTYYTEGFSKVTSSCPVPIVVAGGKKLPELDALKLSYMAINEGAAGVDMGRNVFQSENPGAMIQAVSAVVHENLIPKDAFEMFNDLKSHEVTSI, from the coding sequence ATGGCTGATTTAGATGATTTAAGAGAAGGGAATAATTTTTCAAATGAACCTGTTAGTAACCAAGCTTTTTATTTAAAAGGGAGTGATAACATGGACTGGGGAATGAAAGATCGTCTTTCCCGTATTTTCCGGCCATCTACAGGACGAACAGTCATGTTGGCTTTCGATCATGGTTTTATTATGGGACCTACTTCTGGTCTAGAACGAATTGATTTAACTATTACACCATTAATTAAATATGCAGATTGTTTAATGGGGGCTCGCGGTATGATCCGTTCAAATATTCCTGCTAATTCGAATAAACCAATCTGTTTACGATCTGATGCTGGAACATCCATATTGACTGAGTTGAATCACAACGTATTAATTGATATTCAAGATGCTGTTCGTATGAATGCTTCGGCCATAGCTGTTATGGCTTCAGTAGGAGATACATCCACCGAGGCTATTACGATGGCTAATATATGTAAAGCTGTTGATGCTGGTCAAAAAGCGGGTATTCCTGTAATGGGGGTAACGGCTGTTGGTAAAGATATGGTTAGAGATGCCCGTTATTTTAGTCTGGCATCACGTATGTGTGCCGAGAATGGAGCGAACATTGTTAAAACGTATTATACTGAAGGCTTTTCAAAGGTGACCTCATCTTGTCCAGTACCTATTGTAGTTGCTGGAGGAAAAAAACTGCCAGAGTTAGATGCGTTAAAACTTAGTTATATGGCAATTAATGAGGGAGCTGCCGGGGTTGATATGGGACGTAATGTTTTTCAGTCAGAAAACCCTGGGGCTATGATTCAGGCTGTTAGCGCTGTGGTTCATGAGAATTTGATCCCTAAAGATGCATTTGAAATGTTTAATGATTTAAAATCACATGAAGTTACTAGCATATAA
- a CDS encoding DAK2 domain-containing protein, with amino-acid sequence MEKLTIDAFKSMMRFALTNITERAEELSNLDAVAGDGDHGTAIVAALNAVMKAGESGVEFNEMLGNMAFGTMEESCGSTSTLMGAFFMGMADASKGDALDVKEVKNMFRSGLNMLQTQTKAKIGDKTMMDALVPAVEAIESAEGDIVEILNKGAKAALVGAEKTIAMKANFGRARHLGERSIGTADPGATSWACMFESFSKAIEQYV; translated from the coding sequence ATGGAGAAGTTGACTATAGATGCTTTTAAAAGTATGATGAGGTTTGCGTTAACAAATATTACCGAACGTGCCGAAGAACTCTCAAACTTAGATGCTGTAGCTGGAGATGGAGATCATGGAACAGCCATTGTTGCTGCTCTTAATGCTGTAATGAAAGCAGGTGAAAGTGGTGTCGAATTTAACGAAATGTTAGGTAACATGGCCTTTGGCACTATGGAAGAATCATGTGGTTCTACAAGTACACTTATGGGCGCTTTTTTTATGGGAATGGCAGATGCTTCAAAAGGTGATGCATTAGATGTCAAGGAAGTAAAGAACATGTTTAGATCTGGTTTAAACATGCTTCAAACACAAACAAAGGCAAAGATAGGAGATAAAACTATGATGGACGCTTTAGTTCCAGCAGTCGAGGCTATTGAGAGTGCTGAAGGCGATATAGTTGAAATCTTAAATAAAGGAGCAAAGGCAGCTTTGGTTGGAGCAGAAAAAACCATTGCTATGAAGGCAAATTTTGGCAGAGCACGTCATTTAGGAGAACGATCAATTGGAACAGCAGATCCAGGAGCTACTTCTTGGGCTTGCATGTTTGAGTCATTTTCCAAGGCAATTGAACAATACGTATAA
- a CDS encoding dihydroxyacetone kinase subunit DhaK — MMSEIANTSQIKKFINDPNNITKELLEGYTMAYRDKVTLLDEYTVVRTHPKPQDKVAIVTLGGAGHEPALSGFVGEGMLDCSVVGDIFAAPGAPRLLQALKEFNREAGVLLIVLNHAGDVMSANMAMQMAERHNINVKSILTHDDISAGNSTPDEDRRGLAGCVPLYKILGAAAEEGKSLDELCEIGERFNNQVATLAVAMKSCTHPQNGGIIAELPEGVMEIGMGQHGEGGGGRMELLSADETATYMITQLMEKLEAKTDDRMLLYINGVGATTHMEMNIIFRKSCQILEAAGCQLVEGKITEILTVQEQSGFQMILGKCDDDHAIYLKDCTSDAPYWTVIGKN; from the coding sequence ATGATGTCTGAAATAGCAAACACTTCTCAAATCAAAAAATTTATTAATGACCCTAATAATATTACTAAAGAGTTATTAGAGGGATATACGATGGCATATAGGGATAAAGTGACACTTTTAGATGAGTATACGGTTGTTCGTACCCATCCAAAGCCTCAAGATAAGGTTGCCATTGTTACTTTAGGTGGTGCTGGTCATGAGCCTGCTCTAAGTGGTTTCGTGGGAGAGGGCATGCTTGATTGCTCAGTAGTTGGTGATATTTTCGCTGCTCCTGGTGCACCTCGTCTCCTTCAAGCGCTTAAAGAATTTAATCGTGAAGCTGGTGTACTCCTAATTGTTTTAAATCATGCTGGTGATGTTATGAGTGCTAATATGGCTATGCAAATGGCTGAACGCCATAACATCAATGTAAAAAGCATTCTTACTCATGATGATATAAGTGCAGGTAATTCTACACCTGATGAGGATCGTCGTGGATTAGCAGGTTGCGTGCCTTTATATAAAATTTTAGGTGCAGCAGCAGAGGAAGGTAAATCGCTAGATGAGTTATGTGAAATAGGCGAGCGTTTCAATAATCAGGTTGCAACGCTTGCTGTGGCAATGAAGTCATGTACACATCCACAAAATGGTGGCATTATAGCTGAGCTTCCAGAAGGTGTTATGGAAATTGGTATGGGACAGCATGGTGAAGGCGGTGGCGGTCGTATGGAACTTCTTAGTGCAGATGAAACAGCCACATATATGATAACCCAACTTATGGAAAAGTTAGAGGCAAAGACAGATGACAGAATGCTTCTTTATATCAATGGTGTTGGAGCTACCACACATATGGAAATGAATATTATTTTCCGAAAATCTTGTCAAATCCTTGAAGCAGCAGGATGTCAATTAGTGGAAGGTAAAATAACAGAAATATTAACTGTACAAGAGCAATCTGGTTTTCAGATGATTTTAGGTAAATGTGATGATGATCATGCTATTTACTTGAAAGATTGCACTTCTGATGCTCCATATTGGACAGTAATAGGCAAAAATTAA
- a CDS encoding VOC family protein, whose protein sequence is MRKLDHIGIPTKVVQPEENYMEGAKLFITDYTNSANKIEWLRFESGSEFPELIQTTAHIAYQVEDLQVEMEGKTILIEPFSPKDGLTIAFVEEEGAPIELMQFDK, encoded by the coding sequence ATGAGAAAATTAGATCACATTGGGATTCCAACGAAAGTCGTTCAGCCTGAAGAAAATTATATGGAGGGCGCCAAATTATTTATTACAGACTATACCAATAGCGCAAACAAAATTGAGTGGTTACGATTTGAATCAGGTTCTGAATTTCCAGAATTGATTCAGACGACAGCACATATTGCTTATCAGGTTGAAGATTTGCAAGTCGAAATGGAAGGCAAAACAATTTTAATTGAGCCTTTCTCTCCAAAAGATGGTTTAACCATTGCTTTTGTAGAAGAAGAAGGCGCTCCTATCGAGCTTATGCAATTTGACAAATAA